The Aquila chrysaetos chrysaetos chromosome 25, bAquChr1.4, whole genome shotgun sequence genome includes the window AGAATAGTGCTGTTTGTTGCTGGGCTCTCCTTACTTACCTCAAAGACAATGCTTGGGTCGAAGTGTGGCATCTTATGTACAAATACACATGCCCCTTGAATCCAAGGtgaaaaaatgctgctccaaGCTGACTTTGCCCAGCCCGTGTCTGATGTGTTCCAAAATATATCTGAGGAAGTCAAGTCCAGCCAGTACCTGGTAACACAAGGAAATGGTCCATAGTCTCTATTTGGCAGGAATAaggcaaatattaaaatatcaaCAAGAGATGTGCCAGTGAAGCAAATCCATCACTGGTTGTCTTGGGTAAATGGCAATTAGGAAAGGCTGAATTCCTGAGCAGGAGTAAGTCACAGCATAGTGAGGGTGTCATGAGGATACACTGATGTTGCATTTTTCTAAGGGAAAAATTATACTGACGGACAAGCTAACACTACCTCAGAATATGGTGTTGTATGAATATGTATGAGATTGCCGGGGTCTTGTCGAACCCATTTTTAGGGAtgatgtgggggttttttgtttacttaCTTCTAGTTTggtattttctgatttgttaTTCTTTGCCTGTTAGAGTGAAGTGCACTGCTATATCAATTTTATAAACAACATTGCTTTATAAATTTAAAGATTCTGAACTATCAGCATTTTGttcctgcaggagctgtgtCTAATCCAGACACGCATGAATTCAGAAGCCTAACAGAcccatgttttttcctcttttatggTACAGACTTCATAAACTTGTGTTCACGGGAAATTTATTAACTATATACAATGAAGAACTTACcaaaagttaaacaaaatgttaaaaagaagttaatgaTTATATGACTGCTATATTCCCTATAAACTAAGGCAGCTGGACTCAAACTGCcttgttttatggaaaaaaaaaaagccaacacttTTTGGGATGTAAAacaactgttgtttttttaactactgAAACAAAAGCTTCTGGTAAAAATCTTGTGTTTCTCTTGCTTCTGCTATGGGACCCGCTACAGAAATATGTCTGGTTTAAAGTGATATCTGTACCTTCCACTTACTGTGAGACCAATACCATAGCTGCTGTGGGAATGTTCAGTCATTTTTGGAGATCCTGTAGTTCCACTGGTAAAATAGATAGCCATTGGATCTTGACACTTTGTGGTCACACAGTGGTGGTCAGAAGGAGCATTTCTTGAGATAAGCAAAATGATGAAGAAAGTGATTTGAAAGTTTGACTTacacatttttgaaaatatttaaccaAAATAACTGCATCAATCAAAAGTGTCATAAACATTGATATTTTTCCACTGTGCAGTCCTAGAAGGGTGAAAATATATTGGTGTGTGCCAACATTTCCTATTCAAAACAAACCACTgtacttttctttcattattgctgtggTGCTTTCACAGCGGTATTTACTCACTTCAGAAGATCTTTAAAGTTCAGCCATCCTTCTCTGTGGCCCTCTGACACAAGCAACTTGAATTTCAGAGACTGGCATTGAGCCCCAATTGAGTCTACAGCTGGTGCCACAGAATCATCAGTGATGATACACTTTGCCTTGGATTTCTGTAGTCGATGAAGAATGTCCTTCGCTGTCAACTGCTGTGTCCCAGGAATCAAGACAGTTCCTAAACGGAAGGAAGGGGAATGGAAAAACAGTCTCAACATTTAAGAATAACACCTGTACCTACAAGCAGACTTTGGCTTACTTTGTTCTTTTGAGTAGGACAGACCTGTACTAAAAGCAGGACTACATTTGTAAATATACTGATTTCTTTGGTGGATTAAATGCTATGTGAGGATTAGCACAAGTTAGCAAATACTATCTTGATCATGGAACAGTAGAAGAAATCAACACAATAACCTTCCTTGTTCTGAAAATACTGCCCCTGGGACATGCCATCTCTCTGGACTTGACTTATTTACAGTAAACATAGCTGTTGCCTCACAAGGTATACTGCTAGTGTTTGTGAGGTACCAAGACATTCTGGGAAGGTGAATATTTAACAGTTCCCACAGGGGAACATGTGAAACACTTTGTTAAGTGTGGGCTAATTTCACTGCAAGTTAGCAAGAGGGTGCATTTGCAATGCGTCACAAGTGCTGGAAAGAGGAGAATAACACAGGCACATGGACTCACAGGGTTTCCTTAATAGCTAGAGCATGCACAAAAGTCCGAAAAGcaccatgaagaaaaaaactttgcaTGAAGAGTGGTTTTGACCAGCATGACACTAGTTCATCCTCATTAGCATGTTGGCAGTTCTGAGTGCATTAAATAGCAAGGATTGGTTTAAGTCTCAGTTTCTGTACCTGTATACCATTTCTATGCTTTTGCTAACCTGTTCTCATGCAAGCCACATTCACCAGCCACCACTCCGGGATCCGGGGCAGAATCAGAATAACTCTGTCTTCCCGTTGCAGACCGCAGGCATCAGAAAGTACATTTGCCACTTTCCTCGACAGCACTCCCAGCTCCTCAAAGCTCCACCTCACCTCTTCTCCGGCACCATCTACCCACCATAATGCAGGGTTTTTAGACTTTTTACCCTCCTATAGAACAACAGGGTACAGtacaaatgcttcattttagaAACACATTGCCTTTACCTTAactttgaggaagaaaagcattcaTCATTTATTCAGTGCCGGAGAAACCTGGGGATGCAATAGAAATTTGCCACTGATTCCAAATAAGGCAGAGAATTCTCCTTTAGAAAGAACAGCCTATAAATTTCatttaggaaattaaatttGTATTCCTTTCCCGAGTTCCTCATCTTACACTCTAAAAAGGTTGTACAGTAAtcagcacagagaaagaagaatcttTTTGTTTCACGTCATGCCAACAAAGCAGCTGATGAATGTGAGTACCTCTGGGTCGTGCCCCAGAGTCTCCTGAGCCCTCAGAGCTCATTTTCAGCTTCATCTGGAATTGGGCCTCTCTggtacttctgaaaattaaatcaaagtTTCAAAAGCACAGGCCCACACAGTGTGACCTTTAATCAATGTCTCACCTAACTAATGTGTGAAGCGATTTGAAATGTATGCATACAATGTGCTTTAAAGGGGGACAATGCATTTAGCAGTAGTAGTGTACTAAGTCACCTCCTGAGCAAAAAATTCACTGGAGCAGCAAGAATATGACACCTTATTATCTATTTGAAGGTACAATAACACTAAGGTTCATTTTCAGGGGAGCAGATTTCATCTGTGCACTTCAGAGGGCAAAATCTCTTCTCCAGAGGCTGTTCCTTGCTCCGTTTACAGCCTGccaaaacctgtttttcctGCAAAAGGAACAATTGTGTCAGACAGGTGATACCTCTGCTCTGTTCTTGCTGCCAGGCTGGACATAACTGCGTTTAGCCCCTCATCATGAACAGCCTGAGCCTGCAAAACCAGTCCTACATCCATAGAGACCAGACCTATGTAGTAAGAAATGTGATAGACCTATagttcatgggtttttttctatattcCCTTTCCTTGCATAGAGCTTATGTCTGGTTTGGAGTTCAAAGTTGTTCAGTTCTGTAGATTCCAAGTCCTTGAcacaaaagaaatcacatttgGGATAGGTGGGTGAGGTTTGACATTACactgtatttattattcattttacaGGCAAGCAATGAAACACACAGAGGTCAAGTGATTTCCCTGGCACATCCAGGTAGGATGCATGTCACGGCTGATGGGGTAATTGATGCAAGGTTTACAATGGCTCAGTTCACAGTCTCATTTATGAGGCACCTATTTATTCACACTCAATCTCACTGGAGTTACTGATTAAAAGAACGAACTATTTGGACTTGTGGACAGGACAGCATGCGGCCTAAGGGATCTACAGGTTCAAATTGCATGAAATGATCAGCAGATTATAATCAGAACATAACCCCAGTGTCTTGGTTATTGGATTTGTCGGATACTCAGCATTAATGATCAGCATTAAATACTTCAGCATCAGAGAAGCCAAGTAACTGTTACCTTTTCCACTTCAGTCCATCTATCCAGCACATCTCGCGCAAAGTTGAAGTACTCTGGCACCTCTGGTCTGTACTGTTGTTTTATGGCTTCATAACTCAAAGAGGCGTGAACTGGGTAGCACCGGTTGCAAAGTTGGAGAGATCTTCTCAGGCGAGCCCGCAGGGACGTAGCACTTGGGATCTTCCATAAAAAATGCACAACAGCAAGAGCCATAATAGTCTCTTCGACGTTATTCCTTACTGATTATCTCTCCAAGAAATGCTACAGTGATACAGATACAAACCTGATGTTAGCCATGTGGTTTCAGAACAGCTTTTACTACTACACAGTGGAATAGACTGGAACAACAATCCCAAAGGTTAATTGGAGTTAACTGCTGAGGACAGTTCCACTTTGGCCATTGTTTGGCCCCTGCTCTCCAGTGACCATCATGCAGCTGAGATCCTCACCCTACATTCAACCAGCAGCACTCAGCCTTGTCACTGTCACAGCTTTCCTGGACTTGACATTCCTTTCCTTCTTATGAGCCCCGCTAATCTTGTAGATCACATTTCAGTTGCCTTATGCAGCAGAGGCACTGAATGCTACCCAAGCACTTCAACTCTGACTTCTGCAAATTAAGTGTCTGCTACTGACTGACAATACAGAAGTAACAGTGTGAACCAAGATGTTGCACAGATAATCCAGCAATCGTGCATTAACTACTGGCTGACGACAGTGTCACGtggtacaaaaatatttacagttttccCAGTTTATCAGCATCGGGATAAATTGGTTGCCAGGAATGAAATGAGTGTAGCAAAGCCCTGAAAAGATTCTAAGTACTGttgttttaaacattattttgatGTGTGGTCAGCAAAAAG containing:
- the LOC115335576 gene encoding acyl-coenzyme A synthetase ACSM3, mitochondrial-like isoform X2; translated protein: MALAVVHFLWKIPSATSLRARLRRSLQLCNRCYPVHASLSYEAIKQQYRPEVPEYFNFARDVLDRWTEVEKEGKKSKNPALWWVDGAGEEVRWSFEELGVLSRKVANVLSDACGLQREDRVILILPRIPEWWLVNVACMRTGTVLIPGTQQLTAKDILHRLQKSKAKCIITDDSVAPAVDSIGAQCQSLKFKLLVSEGHREGWLNFKDLLKNAPSDHHCVTTKCQDPMAIYFTSGTTGSPKMTEHSHSSYGIGLTVSGRYWLDLTSSDIFWNTSDTGWAKSAWSSIFSPWIQGACVFVHKMPHFDPSIVFESLSRFPITVFCSPPTAYRMFVQHKLSSYTFKNLRHCVSAGEPINPDVMEEWKAQTGLDIHEGYGQTETVLICGNFKGMKIKPGSMGKPSPGYDVKDDPEKTEATIRGDFYVTGDRGIMDEEGYFWFVGRADDVINSAGYRIGPFEVESALVEHPAVVESAVVSSPDPIRGEVVKAFVVLTSDYASHDPEKMMKELQDHVKKVTAPYKYPRKMEFVQQLPKTISGKIRRNELRQKEWRKD
- the LOC115335576 gene encoding acyl-coenzyme A synthetase ACSM3, mitochondrial-like isoform X1; this translates as MALAVVHFLWKIPSATSLRARLRRSLQLCNRCYPVHASLSYEAIKQQYRPEVPEYFNFARDVLDRWTEVEKEGKKSKNPALWWVDGAGEEVRWSFEELGVLSRKVANVLSDACGLQREDRVILILPRIPEWWLVNVACMRTGTVLIPGTQQLTAKDILHRLQKSKAKCIITDDSVAPAVDSIGAQCQSLKFKLLVSEGHREGWLNFKDLLKNAPSDHHCVTTKCQDPMAIYFTSGTTGSPKMTEHSHSSYGIGLTVSGRYWLDLTSSDIFWNTSDTGWAKSAWSSIFSPWIQGACVFVHKMPHFDPSIVFESLSRFPITVFCSPPTAYRMFVQHKLSSYTFKNLRHCVSAGEPINPDVMEEWKAQTGLDIHEGYGQTETVLICGNFKGMKIKPGSMGKPSPGYDVKIIDENSNILPPGKEGDIAIRVKPTRSLFLFTCYADDPEKTEATIRGDFYVTGDRGIMDEEGYFWFVGRADDVINSAGYRIGPFEVESALVEHPAVVESAVVSSPDPIRGEVVKAFVVLTSDYASHDPEKMMKELQDHVKKVTAPYKYPRKMEFVQQLPKTISGKIRRNELRQKEWRKD